One Lutra lutra chromosome 18, mLutLut1.2, whole genome shotgun sequence genomic window carries:
- the LOC125090220 gene encoding serine protease 29-like: MLWLVLSTFFLGNSIARSPAPIPDRELVGIIGGNNAPQGKWPWQVSLRIYAYHWASWVHICGGSLVHPRWVLTAAHCISRKEADPSAYRIHAGDVYLYGGRALLNVSRVIVHPDYVSAGLGADIALLQLSDSVEGAANVKPVRLSSAQLEVILEDQCWVTGWGSIGMHEPLPPPYRLQQVAVQVVENGVCDQLYHNASEHHQLGKIIQDDMLCAGTEGRGSCYGDSGGPLVCKVKCVWYLVGVVSWGYGCGLRNIPGVYARVQTYKPWITRQIQSGP, translated from the exons aTGCTGTGGCTGGTGCTTTCGACCTTCTTCTTGGGGAACTCCATTGCTCGCAGCCCAG CGCCCATCCCTGATCGTGAGCTGGTGGGCATCATCGGCGGCAACAACGCCCCACAGGGGAAGTGGCCGTGGCAGGTCAGCCTGAGAATCTATGCTTACCACTGGGCCTCCTGGGTGCACATCTGCGGGGGGTCCCTCGTCCACCCGCGGTGGGTGCTGACCGCCGCCCACTGCATTTCCCG GAAGGAGGCCGACCCCTCCGCCTACCGCATCCACGCCGGGGACGTGTACCTGTACGGGGGCAGGGCGCTGCTGAACGTGAGCCGTGTCATCGTCCACCCTGACTACGTCTCCGCCGGCCTGGGCGCGGACATCGCCCTGCTCCAGCTGTCGGACTCTGTGGAAGGCGCTGCTAACGTCAAGCCGGTCAGGCTCTCGTCAGCCCAGCTGGAGGTCATCCTGGAGGACCAGTGCTGGGTGACCGGCTGGGGCTCCATCGGGATGCACG AGCCGCTGCCCCCGCCTTACCGCCTACAGCAGGTGGCAGTGCAGGTGGTGGAGAACGGCGTCTGCGACCAGCTGTACCACAACGCCTCCGAGCACCACCAGCTTGGGAAGATCATCCAGGATGACATGCTGTGTGCCGGCACCGAGGGCCGCGGCTCCTGCTAC GGCGACTCTGGTGGCCCCCTGGTCTGCAAGGTGAAGTGTGTCTGGTACTTGGTGGGCGTGGTCAGCTGGGGCTACGGCTGTGGCCTGCGCAACATCCCTGGGGTCTACGCTCGCGTCCAGACCTACAAGCCGTGGATCACACGGCAGATCCAGAGCGGCCCCTGA